The window CAGGTGATTGAAACTCGTCGCTTTACCGAATTTAAATCGTATCAGACTAACAAATTAGACGCAAAGCATCATACTTGGGTATTTCCCCTTTTGCTAGGACAAGAAGTAATTGGCGTTTTCAAAATGGATGGTATGCCAGCGGAAGTCAATGAAATACAATCTTACCTAGCAACTTTTTTCCATTATGCGTCCCTCCTTTTGAAGAATGAAATGCAAGGGTATGGCAAACTGAAAAATGCATATGAGGAATTAAGCAGAATCAATGAAGCCTTAATCCGCGAAGTTAAAGAACGTAAGGCAACAGAAGAAGCGTTGCAACAAAAAACAAAAGAGATTCGGCGTCTGGCATATGCGGATGGATTAACTGGTTTACCAAACCGGACACATCTCAACGAACGTCTTAACAAGGAGATGGAGAGTGTCAGGCAAAACCTATCAACGGGTGCTGTCTTATTTATTGATTTAGATGATCTTAAGATGGTAAATGACACTTTTGGACATACATCCGGTGATGGGTTAATTATTGCAGCTGGCGCCTATATCTTATCTGAAGTTGGTCAAATTGGTTTTGTGGCGCGCCTTGGTGGTGATGAGTTTATGGTTATTTTACCAGGGGAAAGTGATCGTAAAAGGGTTGCTAAAATCGCTGATGGGATTGTTAATGTTCTACGACAGGAGTACGATGTTCAAGGAGTACGTTATCGTATGAGCGCTAGTATTGGCATTGTCATTTATCCCGAAGATGGAGAAACAGCAGAAGAAGTTTTTAAGAATGCAGATAATGCCCTTTATTCAGCCAAAGGAGCTGGCAAGGGATGTTGGCGGTTCTACCAAGATTCCATGCAGAAGGCAGCCTATGAAAAAATAGTACTTACAAATAGTCTTAGAGGTGCCATAGAACGAGGAGAACTGTTTGTTCATTATCAGCCTCAAATGGAGTTAAGTAAAAAAAATCTTGTAGGATTTGAAGCACTGCTGCGCTGGGACAGCCCTATCTATGGAAAAGTATCACCAGATCGTTTCATTCCCTTGGCTGAGCAGGGCGGATTAATACAAGAAATTGGCCAGTGGGTGCTTAGAGAAGCTTGTCACTTTGCGAAACGACTAGCTAATCGAGGGCGAGATAATATTCGTGTTGCTGTTAATATATCCTCGAAGCAATTAGCTGTAGATAATTTCGTCACTATTGTACAAGAGGCTGTCCAGGAAGCTGGCATTCATCCTTGTCAATTAGAACTGGAAATAACCGAAAGTGTCTTATTGGTTTCCATAGAAGAGGCAACGCAAAAGCTAGAAGAATTACGTGAGATAGGGATATGTTTATCGTTAGACGATTTTGGAACAGGATATTCTTCTTTGACCTACCTAAGAAATTTACCTGTGGAAACGCTGAAAATAGATAAATCTTTTATTGATATGATATCGACAGATACGGTTCAATCAGAAATTATTGGAGCTATTATCAATATGGCCCACAGTTTGAAAATGACAGTTGTTGCTGAAGGGGTTGAAACAGAAGAACAACTTCTGTATTTAGCAAATAATTGTTGTGATTGTATCCAAGGGTATATCTACAGCCGGCCAGTACCAGAAGCAGAGGCAATAGCGCTCTTAGATCAATAAGTGTCTATTTTCATCTTATTTTAGGGAGGGATCTATATGGAAAAGCACATTGATATTTCAGAAGAGAATGTTGTGGTGACCTTAGACGGACGGATGCATGATGAGGATGCAGAACTTTTGGGGAAGGAACTTTTCAGATACATAGATCAAGGCTACAGTACTTTTATAATCGATATGGCTGGTTTACAATACATTGATAGTACAGGGATGGGGATTTTAATCGCCATTAACAAACAGACGCAGCAAACTGGCGGGAGCATTACATTAGCAGGCCTACGGGGTACGGTTAATGAATTATTTGAGGTAACTCGGTTGAAAAAAGTCTTCAAAATACAAGAATAAGTTGGTATAAAAGAAAAACTGTATGTAAACGAGGAGGGATTGTATGCCTTTCTTTACTTCTTTCAAAAGAAATGTTACGACCATGAAAAAAACGTATTTAGGATTTTTCATGGTCATATTATTAATGGTTATGGTTAGTCTTTATGCTTATCGTAATACCCTCAAGGAATCAGATGCTTTGGAATGGAACATTCATAGTTATAAGGTATTAGATGAGTCGGGTTTGCTACTTCTAAGCCTTCTTAATATGGAGAACGGAATGAGGGGGTTTGCTGTTACTGGTTTTGAGCCATTTTTAGACTCCTTTATACAAGACAATGCTGAGTTTAAAGCACATCTTGACATTGCAAAATCCCTAACCCGCGATAATCCTGTACAGCAAATGCGATTAGAACAGCTGCAAGAAGTCGCCGAGCAGTGGCAAACCTATGAAACCAATCTTATTACTTTACGACGTGAAGTTGAAACGGGTAAAATTCCGATGAGTGAAGTGATCCATTTCATGCAGACTATGCAAGGAAAGGTTCATATGAGTAAGATGCGAAGGCTGCTATCAGAATTTAATGCTGAAGAGCAGATGTTACTTGAACAAAGAGCTGAGGTACTTCGTGAAAATGAACGTTTGACAAGACGGACGATCTTAATGGGGAGTATTACAGCTGCGGTACTTGCAGGCTTATTTGCTTTACTAATTACTGGAGAATTAAAGGACAAGAGAGAAAGTCAAGAACGGATTCGTAAGCAGTCTCAAATGCTGGATCTAAGTCATAATAATATAATTATCTTTACCTTGGAAGGCTATATAAAGTATTGGAATCATGGGGCGGAAGTGCGTTACGGTTTATCAAAAGAGGAAGCTATAGGCCAAATAATAAATGATTTATTACAAACCGTTTACCCGAAACCTTTCGAAGATATTATGGAAGAATTACTGATAAAGGGATATTGGGAAGGGGAAGTAATTGATACAGGAAAAGATGGTAAGACAAAAATTGTTAAGTGTCATTGGACATTAGAACGTGATTCTTTGGGTCATCCTGTATCGATTTTTGAAGTCAGTTACGATATAACAGAACAAAGGGCAGCCGAAGAAGGTTTGCGGCAAAGTGAAGTTCGTTTTAAAGAGTGTATTGATAATGTTCATGATCGCTACACCTTTTTTGAGGCAGTAAGGGATGAGTCTGGTACAATTGTGGATTTTATTTGCCAATTTGTAAACCGATCGGAATGCCAGGCCTATGGTACGGAAAGAGAAGAGTTGATTGGTAAATCAATGCTTGTCATATGGCCCGGCGTAATCGGTAAGGTCTTCGATGAATATTGTCAGGTTTGCGAGACGGGTAAGTCTTTGATAGACGAGCAGTTCTTTTATCAGGATGATCAACATCAACATCTTAGTGGTATCTATGCGAGACAGGTGATTAAACTAGGAGATGGAGTAGCAATTAGTGCCCGTGATATCACGGAAAAGAAAAGGTATGAAGAAGAGCTGAGGTCCTTAAATGCTGAATTAGAAAGTAAAGTTCTTGAGAGAACTTCCAACTTACAAGATCTCAATGCTGTGCTAGAAGAGGAGATTGCTGAAAGACAAGCAGCTGAAGAATCACTCACTGAAAATCGCGATATACTTGCTATCAGTGAAGCAAGGTATCGAGGGTTATTTGAACATATGCATAATGCATTCACCTACCGTAAAGTAGTTGTTGATGACACGGGCAGGCCTATTGATCTTATCTTTACGGAAGTCAATTATGTCTTTGAAAAAATGATTGGTAAAAAGGCTGTTGAGATCGTTGGTAAACGATGGACGGAAGTTGTTCCTGGGATTGAGAACGATTCAATTAACTGGATAGAAGTTCTTGGTAATGTGGCGTTGACCGGTCAATCCACTACAATTGAAGGGTACTCCGATATTTCTGAAAAGTATTATCAAATATTTGCCTATAGTCCTGCGCCAGATTGTGTAGCAGCCATTACTGTTGATAATACGGATAGAAAGCGGGCAGCAGAGGAGCTAAAGGAAAGTCGAGAAAGGTATGAAGCACTGCTAAAACAATCTTCTGAAGCCATTGCTGTTGTAGATTACGATACGAAATCTGTCATTGAGATCAATGAGGCTTATTCAAGAATGTTTGGTTACTCTTTGGAAGAAATACAGGAGTTAGGTGTATCTGATTTTGTTATAGCGAATCTTGATGAAATCAGCACCATGAATCTTGATCTATTAGAGAACGGGTCCTGGCCAGCAAAAATTCGCCATTATAAACGTAAAGATGGGGAAGTTATCTACGTAGAACGGATAGGGTCATTAATCCGCCACCGTGGTAAACAACTCATTTTATTGTCTTATCGTGATATTACAGAACAGCAAAAATTGCAGTCGGTGATTCAAGATCAGGTAGAGTTGGCTGGTGTTGTTCAAAAATCATTGCTACCAACTGACTATCAAGATGATAAACTAACGATTAAAACAATATTTCAGCCTTTAACTCTTGTAAGTGGTGATTTTTACGGCTATCGTTGGTCAAAAGATGGCACTCAATTACACGGATATGTAATTGATGTAACTGGCCATGGTATGGCTACTGCTTTACATACTTCTGCTATCAGCAGCTTGCTCAATCAGCTAATGGAAAATGAGGAGGTATGGACAGAGGATATAATGGTAGGTCTCAACAAAAATTTACTTTCCTATTTCCAAGATTTCACCTTCGTTGCTCTGATAGCCTTTACTTTAGACTTTGCCAAGAAAGAACTGCGATGCATATCAGGAGGAATTAATTACATATTGTCTTCTACACGAAAGCAGATGGGTGTAATAACAATTCCAGGTATCTATCTAGGGGTGACACAAGATGCTGAGTTTGAGACCATCGCTATGCCTATCCAGTATGGCGATACCTTCTATTTTATGACAGATGGCATTTTTGAAAGGTTGCCTAAGGAGATAGTGGATAATGCATTCCGATTTAATGATACTGTTCAATCATTAGAGGGAATTGCTAAAGATGGCAAAAATCATGATGATTGTTCGGCTCTTTGTATCCAAATTAAAGGCGAGGAACTTTTTCCAATATTTTTTGAGATATCTAATCCTAGTGAACGCCATCTTGCCCAATGCCGTATTAATCAAATACTAGACCAACTTGTTGGCGAAAAGAACCCTAAAATAGAAGTGGCCCTTGGTGAAGCAATTATGAATGGGGCTCAGCATGGAGGGAATATTTCTGTAAAGATTAATAAAATTGGAAAAAATATTATTATGCGGGTGCGAGATGATGGAAATGGTTTCCCCGGCAATACAGTGGCCAAGCAATTTGCACAAATTGGTAATGAAATTTTTGATAGACTGTTAACAGCCGAAAGTGGTCGAGGTATTCCTCTCATGTTAGCGTGGACAGATAAATTACTTTATAACCGGCAAGGCAATGAAGTTATGTTAATAAAGTCTTTGGAATAAGCAACGACCTCCTACTTGTAGAAGAATGGCTACAAGTAGGAGGTCGTTTTATCGTTGAAAAATGTAAATTATTTACAGTTTAAAAGCAAAGAGGCAAGAGATACCTTTCATAGTGTAATCTTCTTTGCCAGGGGAGAAGTAAGGAGAAGGAGTAATTAAATCTAAATTTGCCACTTTTCGTTCTGCGTAAGAAAGGTTGAAGGTTGTGGAAGTTGACATTTTATAGCTAACCCCTAATTCTTTTAGCAATACGTCCTTACCGCCTATCAAAGTAGCGAACATAGTAATTTTATCATTGAGCTTTTGAGATCCAGTTAAACCAAAATGCAAGGCTGACTTAGAAGCGTCGTTTACATACTTTCCATAGGATATTTTAGTGTCTTCATAGCCTGCGATAAAAGTAAGATTTGGATTTATTTTATAAAGTAGGTTCAAATCACGAGGTGTAGCTTTTGCGTATGTCGTCATCGTAACAGGAGTATTGGAAAGTGTCATCATTGTAAGAGTAGAATCTTCTGATATGAACATTCCCTGTTTGTATTGTAGTGCTAGATGATCATTTAAACCAGTGGTTACCGTAGCCTTAAATCCCGATTTGCCAGTAACGTCAGCTGAAACGGTGCCTCTACCACTTACTTTGGAATTGAGAGTACTACCGATTTCTAGACTAGTGGCTCCTTTTTCAAACTCCGTTGTAGGAGAGGCAAAGGTATTACCTGCTGTCATAATGAGTCCCGTTGTTAGTGTTAATGCAGCGATTAATTTGCGCATGTTTCCTCCTTAGTATGTTTCCTTGTTTATACCACATTTGTAGTTGCAAAAGTTCCTTTTACAGGGCTCAAAATGGCTATTGCTTATTTTACCATAAAAAAATATTGTGACAAATAGAGACTATCTAGTCTCCTACAGGCTCATGTAGTTCTCTGAAATTGTTGTTTTAAAATAGCAGAGAATTAGTAAAGGAAATATTTATAGATTACTTGAGTAAACCTTTAGAAAAAATCGATTTACTAGTATAATAAGGGGAACGTTTTTAATTGTGAATAAGGGAGACGAGATATATGTTAATTGATAAGCAGACAAATTTTGCAAAGGAAAGGCTCTCCTTTAATGAAATAGATGAGGGTTTTACAACGAAAGAGGCAATTGCTGAGGCTAAGCGATGTTTAAATTGCCCGAAGCCACTGTGCCGTGCTGGCTGCCCTATTGAAAATGAAATTCCCAGTTTTATTTTGGCGCTAGCAAAAGGTAATATTGGGGAAGCCAGTACTATAATCGCGCGCCGCAGTAATCTTCCTGCCGTTTGCGGGCGGGTTTGCCCACACGAAAAACAATGTGAAGGTGCTTGCATTCTTACTAAAAAGAATTGCGGAATTCAGATAGGTAAACTGGAACGCTTTATTGCTGATTTTGATGCGGAAATGAGTATAGATAGACCTAAATGCGCTTCTTTGGTAAACGGTAAGGTTGCAGTAATTGGTTCTGGTCCAGCTGGATTGACTGT is drawn from Pelosinus sp. IPA-1 and contains these coding sequences:
- a CDS encoding EAL domain-containing protein — protein: MPKAISNSNLEVITLQERIKKLSIEKEHLHLINNLMRQLSAVQGLDNTVETMLRIILENVGGFNPSIYYFMDKNIYYVGISGMKLKLNKIEDACILQVIETRRFTEFKSYQTNKLDAKHHTWVFPLLLGQEVIGVFKMDGMPAEVNEIQSYLATFFHYASLLLKNEMQGYGKLKNAYEELSRINEALIREVKERKATEEALQQKTKEIRRLAYADGLTGLPNRTHLNERLNKEMESVRQNLSTGAVLFIDLDDLKMVNDTFGHTSGDGLIIAAGAYILSEVGQIGFVARLGGDEFMVILPGESDRKRVAKIADGIVNVLRQEYDVQGVRYRMSASIGIVIYPEDGETAEEVFKNADNALYSAKGAGKGCWRFYQDSMQKAAYEKIVLTNSLRGAIERGELFVHYQPQMELSKKNLVGFEALLRWDSPIYGKVSPDRFIPLAEQGGLIQEIGQWVLREACHFAKRLANRGRDNIRVAVNISSKQLAVDNFVTIVQEAVQEAGIHPCQLELEITESVLLVSIEEATQKLEELREIGICLSLDDFGTGYSSLTYLRNLPVETLKIDKSFIDMISTDTVQSEIIGAIINMAHSLKMTVVAEGVETEEQLLYLANNCCDCIQGYIYSRPVPEAEAIALLDQ
- a CDS encoding PAS domain S-box protein — its product is MPFFTSFKRNVTTMKKTYLGFFMVILLMVMVSLYAYRNTLKESDALEWNIHSYKVLDESGLLLLSLLNMENGMRGFAVTGFEPFLDSFIQDNAEFKAHLDIAKSLTRDNPVQQMRLEQLQEVAEQWQTYETNLITLRREVETGKIPMSEVIHFMQTMQGKVHMSKMRRLLSEFNAEEQMLLEQRAEVLRENERLTRRTILMGSITAAVLAGLFALLITGELKDKRESQERIRKQSQMLDLSHNNIIIFTLEGYIKYWNHGAEVRYGLSKEEAIGQIINDLLQTVYPKPFEDIMEELLIKGYWEGEVIDTGKDGKTKIVKCHWTLERDSLGHPVSIFEVSYDITEQRAAEEGLRQSEVRFKECIDNVHDRYTFFEAVRDESGTIVDFICQFVNRSECQAYGTEREELIGKSMLVIWPGVIGKVFDEYCQVCETGKSLIDEQFFYQDDQHQHLSGIYARQVIKLGDGVAISARDITEKKRYEEELRSLNAELESKVLERTSNLQDLNAVLEEEIAERQAAEESLTENRDILAISEARYRGLFEHMHNAFTYRKVVVDDTGRPIDLIFTEVNYVFEKMIGKKAVEIVGKRWTEVVPGIENDSINWIEVLGNVALTGQSTTIEGYSDISEKYYQIFAYSPAPDCVAAITVDNTDRKRAAEELKESRERYEALLKQSSEAIAVVDYDTKSVIEINEAYSRMFGYSLEEIQELGVSDFVIANLDEISTMNLDLLENGSWPAKIRHYKRKDGEVIYVERIGSLIRHRGKQLILLSYRDITEQQKLQSVIQDQVELAGVVQKSLLPTDYQDDKLTIKTIFQPLTLVSGDFYGYRWSKDGTQLHGYVIDVTGHGMATALHTSAISSLLNQLMENEEVWTEDIMVGLNKNLLSYFQDFTFVALIAFTLDFAKKELRCISGGINYILSSTRKQMGVITIPGIYLGVTQDAEFETIAMPIQYGDTFYFMTDGIFERLPKEIVDNAFRFNDTVQSLEGIAKDGKNHDDCSALCIQIKGEELFPIFFEISNPSERHLAQCRINQILDQLVGEKNPKIEVALGEAIMNGAQHGGNISVKINKIGKNIIMRVRDDGNGFPGNTVAKQFAQIGNEIFDRLLTAESGRGIPLMLAWTDKLLYNRQGNEVMLIKSLE
- a CDS encoding STAS domain-containing protein produces the protein MEKHIDISEENVVVTLDGRMHDEDAELLGKELFRYIDQGYSTFIIDMAGLQYIDSTGMGILIAINKQTQQTGGSITLAGLRGTVNELFEVTRLKKVFKIQE